One window from the genome of Nicotiana sylvestris chromosome 9, ASM39365v2, whole genome shotgun sequence encodes:
- the LOC104246346 gene encoding uncharacterized protein At5g01610-like: MSSSALPLCIFLVLFSTASPAFGGKESQSPSVYEILQEYDFPVGLLPKGVTRYEFNKTTRNFAVYLHKTCTFSIDGYTLKYMSKVTGKISKDRVANLKGVQVKLLLFWINIVEVTRDGDQLDFSVGIASADFHIDNFYESPQCGCGFDCVNSEEKGSGEFNLKQLISSS, translated from the coding sequence ATGTCTTCTTCAGCTCTTCCGTTATGCATCTTTCTTGTCCTTTTCTCTACAGCTTCTCCGGCCTTCGGCGGCAAGGAATCCCAGTCTCCGTCGGTGTACGAGATTCTACAGGAATACGATTTTCCGGTGGGACTACTCCCAAAAGGCGTCACAAGGTACGAATTCAACAAAACCACTCGCAATTTCGCCGTTTACTTGCACAAAACGTGCACTTTCAGCATAGACGGTTACACTCTCAAGTACATGAGTAAAGTTACTGGTAAAATTTCCAAGGATAGGGTGGCGAACTTGAAAGGTGTGCAGGTAAAACTGCTTTTGTTTTGGATTAATATTGTGGAAGTTACTCGTGACGGTGACCAGCTTGATTTCTCCGTCGGAATTGCTTCTGCTGATTTTCATATTGATAACTTTTATGAGTCTCCACAGTGTGGATGTGGGTTTGATTGTGTTAATTCTGAAGAAAAGGGCTCTGGTGAGTTCAATTTGAAGCAGCTTATCTCTTCATCTTGA